The following are from one region of the Paracoccus sp. S3-43 genome:
- a CDS encoding catalase, with product MSAKDYTTETGTGGELHQKAGGDVPPLTTQVGAPVSDDQNSLRVGRRGPTLIEDQAFREKIFHFDHERIPERVVHARGYGAHGYFETYESLSDITAADIFQRAGEKTEVFVRFSTVAGNKGSMDLARDVRGFAVKFYTNEGNWDLVGNNIPVFFIQDAIKFPDMVHAAKQEPDSDFPQAQTAHDNFWDFISLMPESMHMIMWIMSDRAIPRSFRFMQGFGVHSFRFVNAAGEARFVKFHWKPKQGLQSVLWDEALRINGADPDFHRRDLWTAIQSGDYPEWELGVQVFDDAFADSFDFDILDATKIIPEEILPVRPIGRMVLNRMPDNFFAETEQVAFQTGNIVPGIDFSEDPLLQGRNFSYLDTQLKRLGSPNFNHIPINAPRCPFHHFQQDGHMAMHNPRGRANYEPNSWGGEQGGPREVAQGGIRAVPVAYSGEKARIRSETFADHYSQARQFYISQTPVEQKHMADALTFELSKVKAKPIRLRMLAHLLNIHQDLAQAVAAGLGVKDMPAPATPAIPPRTDLPESPALSILKNGPDSFAGRKIGMLLTDGSDVAQVKAIVDAAQAEGAMVQFIGPVAGSVVLSDGTELDLDEMVEGAPSAVFDAVAILPSDDQAEMLAKMAAARDFAATTWAHYKFAAFNDAARVLFAKAGLPKELDEGFIAASDAKGFIAACRDLRFWGRKNAA from the coding sequence ATGTCAGCCAAGGACTATACCACCGAGACCGGCACCGGCGGAGAGCTTCACCAGAAGGCCGGGGGCGACGTGCCGCCGCTGACGACGCAGGTCGGCGCTCCGGTTTCCGACGACCAGAACAGCCTTCGGGTGGGGCGTCGCGGCCCGACCCTGATCGAGGACCAGGCCTTCCGCGAGAAGATCTTCCATTTCGACCACGAACGGATCCCGGAACGGGTCGTCCATGCCAGGGGCTATGGCGCGCACGGCTATTTCGAGACCTATGAAAGCCTGTCCGACATCACCGCGGCCGATATCTTCCAGCGCGCGGGCGAGAAGACCGAGGTGTTTGTGCGGTTTTCCACTGTCGCGGGGAACAAGGGGTCGATGGACCTGGCCCGCGACGTGCGCGGCTTCGCGGTCAAGTTCTATACCAACGAGGGCAACTGGGATCTGGTCGGCAACAACATCCCGGTGTTCTTCATCCAGGACGCGATCAAGTTCCCTGACATGGTTCACGCCGCCAAGCAGGAACCCGACAGCGATTTCCCGCAGGCCCAGACCGCGCATGACAATTTCTGGGATTTCATATCGCTGATGCCGGAATCCATGCACATGATCATGTGGATCATGTCCGACCGCGCCATACCCCGGTCGTTCCGCTTCATGCAGGGCTTCGGCGTTCATTCCTTCCGTTTCGTGAACGCGGCGGGCGAGGCGCGCTTCGTCAAGTTCCACTGGAAGCCCAAGCAGGGCCTGCAATCCGTGCTGTGGGACGAGGCGCTGCGCATCAACGGCGCCGATCCCGATTTTCACCGCCGCGACCTGTGGACCGCGATCCAGTCGGGCGATTATCCCGAATGGGAACTGGGCGTGCAGGTTTTCGACGACGCCTTCGCCGACAGCTTCGACTTCGACATCCTGGACGCCACCAAGATCATCCCCGAGGAGATCCTGCCCGTCCGCCCCATCGGCCGGATGGTCCTGAACCGGATGCCCGACAACTTCTTCGCCGAAACGGAACAGGTGGCCTTCCAGACCGGCAACATCGTCCCCGGCATCGACTTTTCCGAGGATCCGTTGCTGCAAGGGCGGAACTTCAGCTATCTGGACACGCAGTTGAAGCGGCTGGGCAGCCCCAACTTCAACCATATCCCGATCAACGCGCCCCGCTGTCCGTTCCACCATTTCCAGCAGGATGGCCACATGGCCATGCACAACCCGCGCGGCCGTGCGAATTACGAACCCAACAGCTGGGGCGGCGAACAGGGCGGCCCGCGCGAGGTCGCACAGGGCGGCATCCGCGCGGTGCCGGTGGCCTATAGCGGCGAAAAGGCGCGGATCCGGTCGGAAACCTTCGCCGACCATTATTCCCAGGCCCGGCAGTTCTATATCAGCCAGACCCCGGTCGAGCAGAAGCACATGGCCGACGCGCTGACCTTCGAGCTTTCGAAGGTCAAGGCCAAGCCGATCCGCCTGCGAATGCTGGCGCATCTGCTGAACATCCACCAGGATCTGGCCCAGGCGGTGGCGGCGGGCCTTGGCGTCAAGGACATGCCCGCGCCCGCCACGCCCGCCATTCCGCCGCGCACCGACCTGCCGGAAAGCCCGGCGCTGTCGATCCTGAAGAACGGCCCCGACAGTTTCGCGGGCCGCAAGATCGGCATGTTGCTGACCGACGGATCGGACGTGGCCCAGGTCAAGGCCATCGTCGACGCCGCCCAGGCCGAAGGCGCCATGGTGCAGTTCATCGGCCCCGTGGCAGGCAGCGTGGTCCTGTCGGACGGCACCGAACTGGACCTGGACGAGATGGTCGAGGGCGCGCCCTCGGCCGTCTTCGATGCGGTGGCGATCCTGCCGTCGGACGACCAGGCCGAGATGCTGGCCAAGATGGCCGCCGCGCGCGATTTCGCCGCGACCACCTGGGCGCATTACAAGTTCGCGGCCTTCAACGACGCGGCGCGTGTTCTGTTCGCCAAGGCCGGGCTGCCCAAGGAACTGGACGAAGGCTTCATCGCGGCATCCGACGCCAAGGGCTTCATCGCCGCCTGCCGCGACCTGCGCTTCTGGGGCCGCAAGAACGCCGCCTGA
- a CDS encoding MFS transporter, translating into MTDAAPPAPLVHPPLPVPRALAYMGASVMLALSQGLGQGFVSANIPQFAGDLGTTTTQASWLVAAYMIPRASLPLLLIKIRTQYGLRRFAELGIIAYVVVAFASVWISDFRSAVVVQALSGAAAAPLSTLAFMYMLEPLPQQWKMRLGLPAAMAVMMSGPTLARVVSPALIGDGGLTGVHLTALGMAMVSLMLVFHLPLRPVPHQKVIQTLDFVSFALIGFGFAGLTIGFVMGPIHYWTDAPWIGMLLAASAASLAGAVAVELNRAAPLLDIRWLVSPAMLHLTATLFLFRLILSEQSTGAPRMFQALGVAPAQMTGLFAVIVAASLLGGLACVGWMRPDRVPALHLTALLLIAAGAFMDAQATIDTRPQQMIVSQTLIGFAGMLFLPPAMMAGLVQALARGPQYLLSFVIVFISTQSLGGVLGSGLFTTFINHRQAAHYATLTEQLAASDPATVQAIARAAAALTAEIPDAAARGAQAVQQVAQDASAQSWVMAYNDAYALTALIALAAASALVLHLLRDRLALRMAPQPDPNPCKKKT; encoded by the coding sequence ATGACGGATGCCGCACCCCCGGCGCCGCTGGTCCATCCGCCGCTGCCCGTGCCCCGCGCCCTGGCCTATATGGGCGCGTCCGTGATGCTGGCGCTGTCCCAGGGGCTGGGCCAGGGCTTCGTGTCCGCCAACATTCCGCAATTCGCGGGCGACCTGGGGACGACCACGACACAGGCCAGCTGGCTGGTCGCGGCCTATATGATCCCGCGCGCATCCCTGCCCCTGCTGCTGATCAAGATCCGCACCCAATACGGTCTGCGCCGTTTCGCCGAACTGGGGATCATCGCCTATGTCGTGGTGGCCTTCGCCTCGGTCTGGATCAGCGACTTCCGCTCGGCGGTGGTGGTGCAGGCGCTGTCGGGCGCGGCCGCCGCGCCGCTGTCCACGCTGGCCTTCATGTACATGCTGGAGCCCCTGCCCCAGCAATGGAAGATGCGCCTGGGCCTGCCCGCCGCGATGGCGGTGATGATGTCGGGGCCGACCCTGGCGCGCGTGGTGTCGCCCGCGCTGATCGGCGACGGCGGGCTGACGGGGGTGCATCTGACCGCGCTTGGCATGGCGATGGTGTCGCTGATGCTGGTGTTCCACCTGCCGCTGCGCCCGGTGCCGCATCAGAAGGTGATCCAGACGCTGGATTTCGTCAGCTTCGCGCTGATCGGCTTCGGCTTCGCGGGGCTGACCATCGGCTTCGTGATGGGGCCGATCCATTACTGGACCGACGCGCCCTGGATCGGAATGCTGCTGGCGGCCTCGGCCGCGTCGCTGGCGGGGGCGGTCGCGGTGGAACTGAACCGCGCGGCGCCGCTTCTGGACATCCGCTGGCTGGTCAGCCCGGCGATGCTGCACCTGACCGCGACACTGTTCCTGTTCCGCCTGATCCTGTCGGAACAAAGCACAGGCGCGCCGCGCATGTTCCAGGCGCTTGGCGTGGCGCCCGCGCAGATGACCGGGCTGTTCGCGGTGATCGTCGCGGCCAGCCTGCTGGGCGGGCTGGCCTGCGTGGGCTGGATGCGCCCCGACCGCGTGCCCGCGCTGCACCTGACGGCGCTGCTGCTGATCGCGGCGGGGGCGTTCATGGACGCGCAGGCGACCATCGACACCCGGCCCCAGCAGATGATCGTCAGCCAGACGCTGATCGGATTTGCGGGAATGCTGTTCCTGCCGCCGGCGATGATGGCGGGGCTGGTCCAGGCCCTGGCGCGCGGGCCGCAATACCTGCTGTCCTTCGTGATCGTCTTCATCTCCACCCAGTCGCTGGGCGGAGTGCTGGGGTCGGGGCTGTTCACGACCTTCATCAACCACCGCCAGGCCGCCCATTACGCGACCCTGACCGAACAGCTTGCCGCCAGCGACCCCGCCACCGTCCAGGCCATCGCCCGCGCCGCCGCGGCGCTGACGGCAGAGATCCCGGACGCCGCCGCGCGCGGCGCGCAGGCCGTCCAGCAGGTCGCGCAGGACGCATCCGCCCAGTCCTGGGTGATGGCCTATAACGACGCCTATGCCCTGACGGCGCTGATCGCCCTTGCCGCCGCCTCGGCCCTGGTCCTGCACCTGCTGCGCGACCGGCTGGCCCTGCGGATGGCGCCCCAACCGGACCCGAATCCATGCAAAAAGAAAACCTGA
- the napA gene encoding periplasmic nitrate reductase subunit alpha, whose product MPLDLTRRQLLKTHAAALAASAAGLPQAALSQPVAGGVEALKIHWSKAPCRFCGTGCGVMVGVKEGKVVATHGDMQHEVNRGLNCVKGYFLSKIMYGEDRLTTPMMRKTNGQFDKNGTFEPVSWDEAFDLMAERVKKVLAEKGPEGIGMFGSGQWTVLEGYAATKLMRAGFRSNNLDPNARHCMASAAVAFMRTFGIDEPMGCYDDFEHADAFVLWGSNMAEMHPILWTRLADRRLGTPGVTCAVLSTFTHRSMDLADIPIIFKPGTDLAILNYIANHIIQTGRVNQDFVDRHTVFKKGATNIGYGLRPEHELELAATGAGNPGLMEDSDFEAFKAHVSTYTLDHVSELSGVEPGFLEELAELYADPDRKVMSLWTMGFNQHVRGVWANQMVYNIHLLTGKISEPGNSPFSLTGQPSACGTAREVGTFAHRLPADMVVTNPEHVAHAEDLWKLPHGLLNTKPGFHAVQQDRMLKDGVLNFYWIQVNNNLQAAPNSQNETYQGYRNPDNLIVVSDAYPTVTALAADIILPAAMWVEKEGVYGNAERRTHAWHQLVDAPGEARSDLWQLVEFSKRFTTDEIWPAEILDANPDFRGKTLFDVCFANGQVDRYPLDQVRADYPNQEARDFGFYLQKGLFEEYASFGRGHGHDLAPYDVYQSDEVRGLRWPVVDGQETRWRFREGHDPYVKPGKGVDFYGNPDGRAVIIAVPYEPPAESPDDEFDMWLVTGRVLEHWHSGSMTMRVPELYKAFPGAKVFMNAIDARERGLNQGMEVRIVSRRGEIRSRVETRGRNRMPPGVIFVPWFDASQLINKVTLDATDPISKQTDFKKCAVRVERV is encoded by the coding sequence ATGCCGCTTGACCTGACCCGCCGCCAGCTTCTCAAGACCCATGCGGCGGCGCTCGCCGCCTCGGCCGCCGGGCTGCCGCAGGCGGCCCTGTCCCAGCCCGTCGCGGGCGGGGTCGAGGCGCTGAAGATCCACTGGTCCAAGGCCCCCTGCCGGTTCTGCGGCACCGGCTGCGGCGTGATGGTCGGCGTCAAGGAGGGCAAGGTCGTCGCCACCCATGGCGACATGCAGCATGAGGTCAATCGCGGCCTGAACTGCGTCAAGGGCTATTTCCTGTCCAAGATCATGTATGGCGAGGACCGGCTCACCACGCCGATGATGCGCAAGACCAACGGCCAGTTCGACAAGAACGGCACCTTCGAGCCGGTCAGCTGGGACGAGGCCTTCGACCTGATGGCCGAGCGGGTCAAGAAAGTCCTGGCCGAGAAGGGGCCGGAAGGCATCGGCATGTTCGGGTCGGGCCAATGGACCGTGCTGGAGGGCTATGCCGCGACCAAGCTGATGCGGGCCGGGTTCCGGTCGAACAACCTCGACCCCAATGCGCGGCACTGCATGGCGTCGGCGGCGGTGGCCTTCATGCGCACCTTCGGCATCGACGAGCCGATGGGCTGCTATGACGATTTCGAACATGCCGATGCCTTCGTGCTGTGGGGATCGAACATGGCCGAGATGCATCCGATCCTGTGGACCCGGCTGGCCGACCGCCGCCTGGGCACGCCCGGCGTGACATGCGCGGTCCTGTCCACCTTCACGCATCGGTCGATGGATCTGGCCGACATCCCGATCATCTTCAAGCCGGGCACCGACCTGGCGATCCTGAACTATATCGCCAACCACATCATCCAGACCGGGCGGGTGAACCAGGACTTCGTGGACCGGCACACGGTCTTCAAGAAGGGCGCCACCAATATCGGCTATGGGTTGCGCCCCGAACACGAACTGGAACTGGCCGCCACCGGCGCCGGCAATCCCGGCCTGATGGAGGACAGCGATTTCGAGGCCTTCAAGGCCCATGTCTCGACCTATACGCTGGATCACGTCAGCGAGTTGTCGGGCGTCGAGCCGGGTTTCCTGGAGGAACTGGCCGAGCTTTACGCCGATCCCGACCGCAAGGTCATGTCGCTGTGGACGATGGGCTTCAACCAGCACGTCCGGGGCGTCTGGGCCAACCAGATGGTCTACAACATCCACCTGCTGACCGGGAAAATCTCGGAACCCGGCAACTCTCCCTTCTCGCTGACGGGCCAGCCCTCGGCCTGCGGCACGGCGCGAGAGGTCGGCACCTTCGCCCACCGCCTGCCCGCCGACATGGTGGTGACCAATCCCGAACACGTCGCCCATGCCGAGGATCTGTGGAAGCTGCCGCATGGGCTGCTGAACACCAAGCCGGGCTTCCACGCCGTCCAGCAGGACCGGATGCTGAAGGACGGGGTGCTGAACTTCTACTGGATCCAGGTGAACAACAACCTGCAAGCCGCGCCGAATTCCCAGAACGAGACCTATCAGGGCTATCGCAACCCCGACAACCTGATCGTGGTCTCGGACGCCTATCCGACGGTGACGGCGCTGGCCGCCGACATCATCCTGCCCGCCGCCATGTGGGTCGAGAAGGAGGGTGTCTATGGCAACGCCGAACGGCGCACCCATGCCTGGCACCAACTGGTCGACGCGCCGGGCGAGGCGCGGTCGGATCTGTGGCAGCTTGTCGAATTCTCGAAACGCTTCACCACCGACGAGATCTGGCCCGCCGAGATCCTGGACGCGAACCCGGACTTCCGCGGCAAGACCCTGTTCGATGTCTGCTTCGCCAACGGCCAGGTGGACCGGTATCCGCTGGACCAGGTGCGCGCGGATTACCCCAACCAAGAGGCGCGGGATTTCGGCTTCTATCTCCAGAAGGGCCTGTTCGAGGAATATGCCAGCTTCGGGCGCGGCCATGGCCACGACCTGGCGCCCTATGACGTCTATCAAAGCGACGAGGTGCGCGGGCTGCGCTGGCCGGTGGTGGACGGGCAAGAGACCCGCTGGCGCTTCCGCGAGGGCCACGATCCCTATGTGAAGCCGGGCAAGGGGGTCGACTTCTATGGCAATCCCGACGGCCGCGCGGTCATCATCGCCGTCCCCTATGAACCGCCCGCCGAAAGCCCCGACGACGAATTCGACATGTGGCTGGTGACCGGCCGGGTGCTGGAGCATTGGCATTCCGGGTCGATGACCATGCGCGTCCCCGAGCTTTACAAGGCCTTCCCCGGCGCCAAGGTCTTCATGAACGCCATCGACGCGCGCGAACGCGGGCTCAACCAGGGGATGGAGGTGCGCATCGTCTCGCGCCGGGGCGAGATCCGCAGCCGGGTCGAGACCCGCGGCCGCAACCGGATGCCGCCCGGCGTGATCTTCGTGCCCTGGTTCGACGCCAGCCAGTTGATCAACAAGGTGACGCTGGACGCGACCGACCCGATCTCGAAACAGACCGATTTCAAGAAATGCGCCGTGCGGGTGGAGCGGGTGTGA
- a CDS encoding NapC/NirT family cytochrome c, producing MRRILQPFRWFWRVLWTPAGTLGLGFLTLGGFLGGVIFWGAFNTALEFTNTEGFCISCHEMRANVYEEMSRTVHYSNRSGVRAGCPQCHVPHDWTDKIARKMQASKEVWGKVFGTIDTRQKFLEHRLVMAKREWARLKANDSLECRNCHSAIAMDLGRQAPRAAEIHSTYLLSGERTCIDCHKGIAHDLPDMTGVEPGWTLPADLQGEIQPGLTPAEEIHSFLRQTPAE from the coding sequence ATGCGCCGGATCCTGCAACCCTTCCGCTGGTTCTGGCGCGTGTTGTGGACCCCTGCGGGCACGCTGGGCCTAGGCTTCCTCACGCTGGGCGGCTTCCTGGGTGGGGTGATCTTCTGGGGCGCGTTCAACACCGCGCTGGAATTCACCAATACCGAGGGCTTCTGCATCTCGTGCCACGAGATGCGCGCCAACGTCTATGAAGAGATGTCGCGCACGGTCCATTACTCGAACCGTTCGGGGGTGCGGGCGGGCTGTCCGCAATGCCATGTGCCGCATGACTGGACCGACAAGATCGCCCGCAAGATGCAGGCATCGAAAGAGGTCTGGGGCAAGGTCTTCGGCACCATCGACACGCGGCAGAAGTTCCTGGAACACCGGCTGGTGATGGCCAAGCGCGAATGGGCGCGGCTGAAGGCGAATGACAGCCTGGAATGCCGCAACTGCCATTCCGCCATCGCGATGGACCTGGGCCGACAGGCCCCGCGCGCGGCCGAGATCCATTCGACCTATCTTCTGTCGGGCGAACGCACCTGCATCGACTGCCACAAGGGCATCGCCCACGACCTGCCCGACATGACCGGCGTGGAACCCGGCTGGACCCTGCCCGCCGACCTTCAGGGAGAGATCCAGCCCGGCCTGACCCCCGCCGAGGAAATCCACAGCTTCCTGCGCCAGACCCCGGCGGAGTGA
- a CDS encoding MarR family transcriptional regulator, with the protein MPQSSHFFDTLLHLMRLLRRSYDAQAEAVGLTLSRARALTALSRINGATQAELAAALDIEAPTLKRQLDALEHAGFVERRPAQGDGRKNALFLTARGQDNGIVDFTRRMRAELVADIPDRDLAVAQSVLDRIAANIARLDRP; encoded by the coding sequence ATGCCGCAATCCTCGCATTTCTTCGACACCCTGCTGCATCTGATGCGGCTGCTGCGCCGCAGCTATGACGCGCAGGCCGAGGCCGTGGGCCTGACCCTGTCGCGCGCCCGCGCCCTGACCGCGCTGTCGCGCATCAACGGGGCCACGCAGGCCGAGCTGGCCGCCGCCCTGGACATCGAGGCGCCCACCCTGAAGCGCCAGCTTGACGCCCTGGAACACGCGGGCTTTGTCGAACGTCGCCCTGCCCAGGGCGACGGCCGCAAGAACGCGCTGTTCCTGACGGCGCGGGGCCAGGACAACGGCATCGTCGATTTCACCCGCCGGATGCGGGCCGAGCTGGTGGCGGACATCCCGGATCGCGACCTGGCGGTGGCGCAATCCGTGCTGGACCGCATCGCCGCCAATATCGCCCGGCTGGACCGCCCATGA
- a CDS encoding nitrate reductase cytochrome c-type subunit, with protein sequence MGQLRLSIALAACLAASFAMAQNVPELSGPQPDPMRSVRAAPIAQFVTDDVRQMRAYPEQPPVIPHSIEGYQLSVNTNRCMSCHTREMTQGSGAPMISITHYMTREAQMLADVSPRRYFCTQCHVPQADAPALIGNTFTDMSDLGATGAGSE encoded by the coding sequence ATGGGACAGCTTCGCCTTTCGATCGCGCTTGCCGCCTGTCTCGCCGCCAGCTTCGCGATGGCGCAGAACGTCCCCGAACTGTCCGGCCCGCAGCCCGATCCGATGCGGTCGGTGCGCGCCGCGCCGATCGCGCAGTTCGTCACCGACGACGTGCGGCAGATGCGCGCCTATCCCGAACAGCCGCCGGTCATTCCCCACTCGATCGAGGGCTATCAGCTGTCGGTCAACACCAACCGCTGCATGTCCTGCCACACCCGAGAGATGACTCAGGGGTCGGGCGCGCCGATGATCTCGATCACGCATTACATGACGCGCGAGGCCCAGATGCTGGCCGACGTGTCGCCGCGCCGGTATTTCTGCACCCAGTGCCATGTGCCGCAGGCCGACGCCCCGGCGCTGATCGGGAACACCTTCACCGACATGTCCGACCTGGGTGCGACCGGCGCGGGGAGTGAGTGA
- a CDS encoding PLP-dependent aminotransferase family protein has product MTIWRPDPLALYRPAYLSLAEQYARAIRDGRILAGSRLPPQRKLADDLGLSVQTVSRAYEDLIRRGLVVGEVGRGSFVLPAGSENSPPYLAERPGGLVDLSILKPVTGRMHVDIFREGLHWVAENLTAPAALSFRPSSVLPQHRRVAADWLRRGGLDVAPDCITLADGATSAITTAVMSAVPPGGTLAAAALTHHLLMPLCKYLGLHLEGLPVDHDGIVPEALDHLARKGSLRALYMQPSAINPMAIMTSLDRRAELVQIARRHDLLIIENDMLNTLIQHRPPPMAVLAPERVLHIQGFTKTTLPGLRIGWLVSPPRLAPIAANRHLVTNWMATPAMVELLSHWISDGTVDRLMSWQRDALRERHAIAREVLGSAPFHAHPQSLHVWLELPPGRDEEEFVAQARQRGVAVASGRAFRLDERGRRDAVRIALGSTGADDLRHGLRLVVETLGSNAEPVLTLV; this is encoded by the coding sequence ATGACAATCTGGCGCCCCGACCCCCTGGCATTGTACCGCCCCGCCTATCTCTCCCTGGCCGAGCAATATGCCCGCGCCATCCGGGACGGACGGATTCTCGCCGGATCGCGCCTGCCGCCGCAGCGCAAGCTGGCCGACGATCTGGGGCTGTCGGTACAGACGGTCTCGCGCGCCTACGAGGATCTGATCCGGCGCGGGCTGGTGGTGGGCGAGGTGGGGCGCGGATCCTTCGTCCTGCCCGCCGGATCCGAGAATTCGCCCCCCTATCTGGCCGAACGGCCGGGCGGGCTGGTCGATCTGTCGATCCTGAAGCCCGTGACCGGGCGGATGCATGTCGACATCTTCCGCGAAGGGCTGCATTGGGTGGCCGAGAACCTGACGGCGCCCGCCGCCCTGTCGTTCCGGCCCAGTTCGGTCCTGCCGCAGCATCGCCGGGTGGCGGCGGACTGGCTGCGGCGCGGCGGCCTGGACGTGGCGCCCGACTGCATCACCCTGGCCGACGGCGCGACCTCGGCCATCACCACCGCGGTGATGAGCGCGGTTCCCCCCGGCGGCACCCTGGCGGCGGCGGCGCTGACCCATCACCTGCTGATGCCGCTGTGCAAATACCTGGGTCTTCACCTTGAGGGCCTGCCGGTCGACCACGACGGCATCGTCCCCGAAGCCCTGGATCACCTGGCCCGAAAGGGCAGCTTGCGCGCGCTGTATATGCAGCCTTCGGCGATCAATCCCATGGCGATCATGACCAGCCTCGACCGCCGCGCCGAACTGGTTCAGATCGCCCGCCGCCACGACCTGCTGATCATCGAGAACGACATGCTGAACACGCTGATCCAGCATCGCCCGCCGCCCATGGCGGTGCTGGCGCCGGAACGGGTGCTGCATATCCAGGGCTTCACCAAGACCACCCTGCCGGGCCTGCGCATCGGCTGGCTGGTGTCGCCCCCACGCCTGGCCCCGATCGCCGCGAACCGGCATCTGGTCACGAACTGGATGGCGACGCCGGCGATGGTCGAACTGCTCAGCCACTGGATCAGCGACGGCACGGTGGACCGGCTGATGTCCTGGCAGCGGGACGCCCTGCGCGAACGCCACGCCATCGCGAGAGAGGTTCTGGGATCCGCGCCCTTTCACGCCCATCCGCAAAGCCTGCATGTCTGGCTGGAACTGCCCCCCGGCCGCGACGAGGAGGAATTCGTGGCCCAAGCAAGGCAGCGGGGGGTCGCGGTCGCCTCGGGGCGGGCATTCCGGCTGGACGAACGCGGGCGGCGGGACGCGGTGCGAATCGCCTTGGGGTCGACCGGTGCCGACGACCTGCGCCACGGACTGCGGCTGGTCGTCGAAACCCTGGGCAGCAATGCCGAGCCGGTTCTGACGCTGGTTTAG
- a CDS encoding HlyD family secretion protein, translating to MQKENLIPTVIALVIGAAGVLLLLFAWHLPPFQPSQPTTENAYIRGKVTTVAPQVAGYVSAVEVTDFQAVKAGEVIARIDDRIARQKLAQAQAQLAAAQAAMQVATQGVASAQAAARASEAGMESARSALTTARTSWDRAQALRTRGVASQSSADQSELALQQAQAAVAQTQAQLDVQTEAVKSARVALQSRRADIASAEAAVELARIDLDNSVIRAPSDGHLGQVSVRVGQYVTPGTALVSHVGTEIWIIANFQETHLTGLRPDEAVRFTVDAMQDRAFTGRVDSFSPATASEYSLLAGTNATGNFTKIAQRLPVRIAIDPGQQMAEYLRPGMSVIVHVDTGQTGR from the coding sequence ATGCAAAAAGAAAACCTGATCCCCACCGTCATCGCCCTGGTCATCGGCGCGGCAGGCGTCCTGCTGTTGCTGTTCGCCTGGCACCTGCCGCCGTTCCAGCCGTCGCAGCCGACGACCGAGAACGCCTATATCCGGGGCAAGGTCACCACGGTCGCCCCGCAGGTCGCGGGCTATGTCAGCGCCGTCGAGGTCACCGATTTCCAGGCCGTGAAGGCGGGCGAGGTGATCGCGCGCATCGACGACCGCATCGCCCGGCAGAAGCTGGCCCAGGCCCAGGCGCAACTGGCCGCCGCCCAGGCCGCGATGCAGGTGGCGACCCAGGGCGTCGCCTCGGCCCAGGCGGCGGCGCGGGCCAGCGAGGCGGGGATGGAATCGGCGCGATCGGCCCTGACCACGGCGCGGACCAGTTGGGACCGCGCGCAGGCGCTGCGCACACGCGGCGTGGCCTCGCAATCCTCGGCCGACCAGTCGGAACTGGCCTTGCAGCAGGCCCAGGCCGCCGTCGCCCAGACCCAGGCGCAACTGGACGTGCAGACCGAGGCGGTGAAATCCGCCCGCGTCGCCCTGCAATCGCGCCGCGCCGACATCGCCAGCGCCGAGGCGGCCGTCGAACTGGCGCGGATCGACCTGGACAACAGCGTCATCCGGGCGCCCTCGGACGGACATCTGGGGCAGGTCTCGGTCCGGGTCGGGCAATATGTGACGCCGGGCACGGCTCTTGTGTCCCATGTCGGGACCGAGATCTGGATCATCGCCAATTTCCAGGAAACCCACCTGACCGGCCTGCGCCCGGACGAGGCCGTGCGCTTTACCGTCGACGCCATGCAGGACCGCGCCTTTACGGGGCGGGTCGATTCCTTCTCGCCCGCGACGGCGTCGGAATACAGCCTGCTGGCGGGGACCAACGCGACCGGCAACTTCACCAAGATCGCGCAGCGCCTGCCGGTGCGGATCGCCATCGACCCCGGCCAGCAGATGGCCGAATACCTGCGCCCCGGCATGTCGGTGATCGTCCATGTGGATACCGGTCAGACCGGGCGATAA